The segment ACGTGGCCGGGTTGTGATATTTTTCCATAGACagacccattgacatatatataatggaccaacagagcccgttgctctggacggagaccagcaaaggatattagaagcacttttccggtgattgccagcgttactgcgcagcctccaacagacaacataaatgtgacgtgagcaacgtgtctgaaagttggaagtcttctggtagctgtgccaagagaaatctcaatcattcccaatcttacagagacggagagcgtaggtatatgtaaggagataacatgggcacaggctaattattgctaactaaaatgctagttaacattagtaattaaacctaaacagctaatgtaagtccaaactgccagCGAGCTtttcctgtactatacggtaattcctctactatgcgacagtaaatcgcttggttatgacacaatcgttagcctattacTGTCTAtggcctatttttacaaaaacgtctgctacggagccataacgtgaggtacaaggtaatggagccttttatacattgtcgtttttctttagaaatgaaaaatggacaaatagagtctttaaacgctccagatgtaaagttattcgctgtcaaagtgacgtcaaaatgaatggcagtcaatgggatgctaacggcgggtgatcacttattagcatcaaaatggcgccataggagctacgcattCCAAGGGGgcaagcttcgcttcagaactcgaacctcctatggggccattttgttgctacctggccatcacctcacgttagcattccactgactagcattcattttggtgccacttgacagcgaataactttacatctgaagcgtttaaagactctatttgtccattgtttagttctaaagaaacataacaatgtataaaaggctccattaccttgtatctcatgttatggctccgtagcagttggaggctgcgcagtaaagctgaccatcaccggaaaagtgcttctaatagccttcactggtctccgtccagagcatcAGAgcgttggtccattatatactgtctatgcctTGGACAGACCCATTGACATATAACCTACTTTCCATATtttttcccactatggccacgccaagacccgcccttcaatagcattcacacactactattggccaggcgtccatgcttacatgtacaggtcctatcccctgaccaatcccctaaccctaacctcaaCCACTCGAGGTCTAATGCCTacccccaaccaatcgagctgcttcgtagggcggggcTTGGCGtggtcatagtgggattcgtaatattcattgagatatatataatggactaatagaccccgttgctcttgacggagaccagtgaaggctattagaagcacttttccggtgatctcttgctttactgcgcagcctccaactgacagagacaacgtaaatgtgacgtgagcaacgtgtctgaaagttggaagtcttctggtagctgtgccaagagaaatctcaatcattgccaatcttacagagacggagagcgtaggtatatgtaaggagataacataatcacaggctaattattgctaactaacatgctagttaacattcgtaattaaacctaaacagctaatgtaagtcgaaactgcctgcgagcttctcctgtactatactgtaattcctctactgtgcgacagtaagtcacttggttatgacacaatcgttagcgtatttttacaaaaacgtctgctacggagccataacgtcaattacaaggtaatggaggcttttatacattgttgtgtttctttagaaataaacaatggacaaacagagtctttaaacgcttcagatgtaaagttattcgcagtcaagtgacgtaaaaaaaaaaatggcggtcagtgtaatgctaacaagaggtgatacctttgtagcaacaaaatggcgccatcggaggttcgcgttctgaagcgaagcttacccccttggtaatATTGCGGCCGGGTTgcctcagtgggtagagcaggcacacatctatttagaggtttatgcctcgacgcagaggtctagggttcgaatctgacctgtgacgatttcctgcatgtcttccccctctctctcaacTTGCTGTCCTGTCGATTAAATGCAgaacccccccccaaaaaaaaagaagacgaaGAGGTTCGATTGAATCGGTGATCGTTTACTTGAGTCCTAATTGGGGTACTTCCTGTTTCAAAGTCCAGCTTTTAGCAGTTAGCTAGTAATGGAGATGTTACGCAGGAGCTTCATATGTcagtgtttatttattgcacCGCGTTGTGAGAGTGTttcaacagcagacagacagacagacagatatgcaGCCGTCTGTGGAGTCTCTTGTCCGACTCCTGGAGTCATACAGAGGAAGAGATAAAGTTGTAAGTAACGTTACTCGTGtagttttatatttaaatatttaaatgatcAGGGGTGCACATGAACACCAAACTGTTATCCATATGGGGTAGTTCATTAGTTTTATATTAGTTTTGGTTTTATACTCCATCCATTCAACCTGAGAGTGTGCACGTTTGACAGGAAAATAGAAGCCAGTATTAATCATTGATAAAGGTATTGGCAGTGGTCGAAGAGGTAATACAAGTTGTAATACTACAATGTAAAAATTACTCCGTTAAGTttgtttacttaagtaaagtacaagtacctaaaaattgtacttaagtacagtaggctatttgagtaaatgtacttagttcgTTCCAGATGAGTAATGGTTACATAGGGTGGCTTAGTAGAGAGTGGTAGTTGTTAAACCCGaactgttcttttaaatcttatAACTGATCTATAAAGGATTAGTAGCCATTCATAAATGGTGGCTTATTAGAACATACTTTTCAAAACGTTTTAACTtttcaaataacaaaaaaaataagttcCACAAATCATTAAAATACATTCAGCTTTCACTACATCCCTGAAAGTAAAGTCTCCTTTTTCATAAACACTCCTGTCTCCTAAAGGTACTTTGAGTACTaccatgtgttttttcttcctccGTTTGTCTTTCAGATCAGGACTGTCTGTTATGGCTCGCAGCTGGTTGGAGGAGTTCTTTCCCGGAAGGCAGAAACAGACGTTTCATCTCACCGGCTCGGGAAAcgtctgctgctgttttctgcTCAGCTTAGCCACTGCCGGACGGTGCTGAGGCTGTTTGATGATCTGTCCATGCTGGCTTACTCCCACAGCTATGGGTTTGGAGGCCGGGTGAgccacacaacaacaacaacaacaacaacaacaacaacaacaaaaacactgcaCCATCCTCTTTATCCATTCAGTCTTTTCATTCTTCATAATCCAGTCTGGGAGGGATGGATTAGTTTCCGTTCCACTAGATGGTTTATTTTGTCTGAAGGGTTAAAACGCGATAATAGGGTTCTCTCCTTATTCTAAGCAAAATGGGCATCAGCTATTGTATTGGATAGTACAATTTAacactttttcatttaaaaaaagataaaagtaTTAGTTGTGATTATTGTGTTAGTGTTCAACAACTACAGTTCCCATGAAGCTTTGACAGTGGTGGTGTTTGCTAAGACTCTGGATACACTGTTGATTCATTCAAAATTAAAATTCTTTAATCTTTattaaaataagataagataaacctttattgatccccagtggggaagtTTGATTGTTGCAGGAGTACAAGGACAGACATAAATACAGATACAAATAGAAagtaacaataaaaaataaataggtaCATAAAATAAGAATAGAATAATAATACAAACTATACAAGAGCATTTGGAAACAAAATTACATGATAGAGTGATAGTGGTGTGATTAATTGCAGAGTCAACAAGTCTATGTAAACAGTGTACACCAGGCTAATATAACTAATGGTGCTTAGTGTCTGTTTAATATaatgtacatacagtaaaatataagataagataaacctGTATTAATCCCCAGAGGGAAATTCAGGTGTCATAGTAGCAACAGCAATGAGAATAAAACACAGGAGAGGTATAGTTAAGAGTTGAGAACTAAACCAagataataagaaaaaaaattataatgtatatataatatataatatgtcaCGGAGAGGATCAGAGGGGTTCCAGCCTGGCCACAGAGCTGGCTTTCCTTACCAGCTTGTTGAAAATGGCAAGGTGGTCAAATGTTTGATTTGAGAAAAATATggataaaacaaatataaatataatgtttttaaacACATCAAATAGTTGCGTTCTGTGTGAAAACAGTTCTTGAAACCAATGGGCTGACATGACACATTCATATGCAGCTTTAACCTGTAAAGTGCAGCATTAAAGCATATGGCCTCTTGTCTTTGGAAGGAGGAGGACGTGGGTGTGCGCTGGATATCGGTGCTGACCAACGTGGCCGACCAGCTCTACTACCCCTGTGAACACATCGCGTGGGCTGCTGATGCTGAGCTGATCAAAGTGAAGTCTGATAAGTGGTGGCTGTTTGGCACGGTGCTGTGGGGAACCTCGCTGCTGCTGGGAATACTCAGGTCTGAAATCCCGTCTCTATGAACATCAAATCTGACCTGAAACACTGACATTAAATTAATGGAGTGGCGAAATGACAAATGTCGCTTTATATGATGATTCAAAAGTATTCAGAATTCATAATTTATTACTACAATGAACataaaggataaggctggcTAAATTCAAATTTCTTTCTGAAATCAACAATGAATTGATACTTAACAAGTGTTTTCTGTGTagacaaaacctttttttttttcagtcaaaaCAACAAACTGCTCCTTTATACTTACTAGAGCACCACATGTGTATGAATCCATGGCTAAAAATAGTCCCCATGAACTACTATAATATAATTAATCCTTACGTTTACACCACAGtgaccagctgttttaggaaattactgaacatttaaaaaaaaaaaaagacaaaaaaactatatatgtgTGACGTGTTTGTGAAGATCTTTATTAGGAACTAATGGGCTTGGTGTGGAGTGCCACCATGAGGAAAAATAAATCGGAAATACTGAAAGACATACTAACacgttgttggttttggtctatTCATGGGATTTGAAAAATATAGCATAATGCTAGCCTTATCCTTcaagtaaattaaatatattgtaATCATATTTTTCCTCCACCTGTCAAAATATATCACAAGGGGATTTATTTTACCTATTTATTTAGGAAAATGCTGATCATATTAACAGAATCATTTGTAAGATTGAGCACTACTAAGTCACTTGCTTTACTTGCTGAATTTGGAGCAAATGCCAATGAAACATTGTCAGTCTGAGATGAAGTGTGAGTGTGACTCTTCATCTCTTTAGATCGCTCAGAGTTCTGCTGCTACTGAAGAAGAAGCTCAAGAGATATGAGAGGGATGGAGCTGGCCACAGGTGtttatacgtttttttttctacagtaaTCACTCTCACACTGAGACATTGTTCtgtaatgtaaaagaaaatgtcCTGATGATCCTGTGTGTTTTACTCCTGCAGTCGCTCTCAGCTCCGCAGACAGATGCGTGGGGAAGTTCTCTCCATCCTCAGCAGCATGGCTGATCTTAGTAATGCCATTCATTGGATGCCACCCGGCTTCCTGTGGGCGGGACGATTCCCCAACTGGTTGGTGGGGCTGATGGGCACCATctcctctctgattggtttgaTCCAGATGAACGCTGGGCACAGCAACGAGACAGACAGTACATTGTCTTCACCTCACAGTGAGGAATAGATCAGGTGCTTTAATTGCTgactgactgaatgaatgatgtGTACTGGTGGAAAATGCTGAGTGAAAGGATGTGTAGCAGATCTGGAATGTGATCAGATTCCTGTCCGACTGTCTGTGGAGATTTATTTCTATCTTGTACCGACTATAATGTctaaagaacataaaaaaaatcatctggaCCTATAACGACCTGTGATATGTGAATCTAAGTAGACTTGTAGCTACTGTAGTCGTCCAAGTGCTTCATTAGATGTCACTGAAAGCCTCTTGGAAAAGGGGCAAAAACATCTTCAAATACTATTTGGACATTCAAGTCTGTCATCAGACAGTTGGAGACAAGACTTAATAATGAGATGAATCAATTAAAATGTTCCTTAGTTATTATTTCTCAgctcacacaatcacacaaatgtgaaatgTATTTAGAATGTATGTGTCGTTACATGCGGATAAAagtatttacatggagtttagTTCAATGTACTTTGTTAGGTTTTCAGAAATCAGTATTTAGATACTGCATGACAATGAAGTCCTGATGACATAGTTAATTGGAGGCAGCTCCTTGGGGTGAATCAACTTTGTATTTGGCACATAATACCTCCTACTTACAGTACAGGAAAGATAAATAGTTGTGTTTATAAATTAAAGCTGTGGGGTGATTTTATGAGAGATACAATGACAGTTAAAAGACTGGTAAATTGTTGCCTTATATACACGCTCCATACACCTAATTTTCAATcttgcacttttttttatttttactgaaaTCACTCAAGTAAAAATTAGATTGGTttcacataggcctactgtttAAAGACCAACTTAACGGATGTAATGTCCTCAAGCTACACTACAACAACTGGTTTCACTAATAACTTCCTCAGGTGTTGACATTAGCTGAATTGCATTTAAGAATCAGTAGAAGAGCTCCCAGACAACACTGATGAAGTTGTATATGGACACAGTCTGTGTCACTGGTCAAATGGGACAGCTGCTTAATTTAATTatatgtaaagttattttagatAATGTAAACtaatttactttttaaataaattgaattgtcTTTCCTCTGTTGGATCGTTTTTTCGATGTTTGATTTAGCAGGTCTGAAAGCCTCAACATGACGTCGGCAACTGTTGCCTTCAGGTGCTGACGGAAGGATCGCTATTAAAAGAAGGGTCTTTTTCCAATGCCCTTAATCCACCTCATGTCAGCTAACGTCTATCTATGAGCTAACGTTACCAGATACCCACTTTCAGTCTGCAAAATCAGAGCTTATCACTTCTTATTTTCCAATTCATAAATTGTAATTATAACAGTTATAGGACAGCTACATTTAATTATACATCGAGTGCTTAgactcaaaataaaataagtgtatATGTTCGATCAAATACAAGATTTGTTTGTAATTCGTGCTTTAAGTAGAGAGTTGGGTTAagtaatgtgtatatgtgtgctgtgtacagaagaggaagaagaaaccaAGATGAGAAGGGAAGTTACAACAGCACGTCAACGCAGCACAGCTACTGAGCGACagtgaataaataaaagctGTCGACTCGACAGCAATGTTAAGAAAACTCTGTTTTATACCGtgaatttttattttactcttgGATTATGtgaaattattatattttatggtGCAGCGGTTGTTAGTATGACGAATAAAACAAAGCCAAAGTTTTGTAAAAGACTCAAATCTCAAACCACGTCAACTCATCTGTCGTGGCACCCAGAGGAGTCTCTGTGTGGGCACAAAGACTACGAGTAAGACCTAAACTATCAGGTGAGAGCTGCTCTTTTTGCTGCTCAAACCCCATTGTTTTAACAAAAAATACTCATTTTCTAAATGAGCTCCTCTTGGGGTGCTAGGCTTGTAATTAGCTAAAtaattagcatttagctaatTTTAGAAATAGCCAAATGTAGCTGTAACGTTATTTGACTCTCGATGTAAAaagtgtaacgttaacgttactcagGATTATGTTGTTTATTTAGATCAGAAATTATAGTTTCCTAAATTCTGTCTTGGAGCTATGAGCAAGTTTCCAATGACATGTTGTGTATTCAAAGTTATTTTCAAAGCACGTAATAATTTAACATACGACCCTTTTCTGAATGACGGACGACTCTGTACACCGTTAACGCAACATCCAAATTATTACAAGTAGTGTGCTAATCTGCAGAATGTATCTTTATATTTGGTTGTCGGGATTATGTCTCTGAAGTAACGTTACTGTATCACTGTCACCCAGTATCAAAACAGAGATTTTCTTTAAATACTGCCTTGTGGATCTATTATATGCCTAATTTACCAGAATACCTTTCTGATTTGTAAATTGAATGTTGCTTGAAGATACTACTAGCTAACTTTACATTTAGCGATTGAGAATACTTTAGGGTATTATATTTTAGGGTGCATATGTAATGGAAACTGAATTACTTAAAATTGTTAATTAAAATTGTTAATAGATAAAAGGGGTGTGGTTCTCTGGGGGTCTATTTTATGGTTACACATATTGTGAATGTTGTCCTTGTACTTTGAGCTTTAGGCTGTTTTTTTATCTATCTTGATGGTCATGGTGATGTGTACTTCAGATAGTGCTAGCTTTAACTGATGGTGTCTACATGTGAGACAACCTTTTGTTATGCTGGCAGTTCGGTTATGAGTGCTGCAGCTCTTATTTACATCAATTACTGTATTACTGATCATGTAGTTGGAAAACCATATTAACCCAGTTACTCATGACTACATTAAACTCTTCCTCTGACAGGCTTTCTTTCAAAATGGACTCAGACGTCTGCCCCGCTGATCGGTCGGACTCTTTGCAATCTGCCACTGCCCCTGTTGATGAAGACTCTGAAGTTGAGATCAGGAGACAGACAGCTCTGCCAGGTTCAGAGTTGGAGGATGTGGACTCCTACAACCTGATCGAGCCTCCTCCATTAGACTGGAGGTCTGACTCCTCCAGCGAGGCGGTCTCAGCAGAGGAGCTGGATGACcccagcttctctctctctgttgacaATCTGGACAAGGCCAGTCCGGGTGAGACAGTATTACCACATTTGGGCGTGAGTGACACTGTGGCTCCACTCGACGTGAACCTGCAGGGGCTTGTGGGTAATATTCTAGAACCAGTCCAGGATATTGAAGTGGAAttggaagaggaggatgaagcaGTTGAGGAGGTGAGGGTTGAGGACTTGGAGGATCTTAGGTCATACCAGGAGGAGGTCACCTTAAGTAACGTGGTTAATAGGGTCAGTGAAGAGGAGGTTGCTAACAGGAGATCAGGTGATGAAGACCACAGCCGCATCCACACCCTGCTCAGCCAGCTCCAGCTGATGGGGGAAGAGCCTCATCCCAGCCGCCGGACGCCACCTCACCTCGCCCAACACCAGTACCCTAGCATGTCTGAGCTGGAAGCTTGTTCTCCCTCCCTAATGACAGACAACAGCACTGAAACCACCGGGCTGCTGTTCTCTGAAAGCCACCAGAGAGACCTGCTGGGGCTGCTGCAGTTCACAGAGATCAGCGCTACACCCGGTGCCACCTCTCTGCCCCACAGAGGAGACATGGACGCTGTGGTGTCAGTTTCCTACAGCCAAGAGGACGCTCAAAGGTTCTGGGGGCATCATGGGAATGGTCAACAGCAGCGGCACAGGGAGGACTCCATCGCCTCCCTGCCTGATGATGAGTATCCTGAGCCAGTGTGGATGAAGCTGGGCGAAGAGCCTccggaggaagaggaggctgctgcGGAGAGTGAGCAGGTAGGTTGAggtactattattattattatcagcacAAAGGAGGATATGACACAGGGGTGTGATGGATGCTATACATTTGTGTGAAAAAGATTTTTCTGGAGATCAACTCcaccaaaatgtaaaacaaagtaGATTAATTGTCATCAAGTTTAACTAAAGATAACATTTTATTGTCGTCAGTAATTTTTGTCATGACTGAAAGTAACAAATATTTTCAGTTGATTAATCAATGAGTTGCCTTTTTGTTCAATCGATTTATCAGTctacaaaatgtgaaaatgattGAATCATAATTGATGGCAGTCACAAGTTAACTAGAAACCAAAGTTTTGTCTCAGTCCGATAAGCAGCCAAAACTAAACTCAaggtatttttttaataattctgtaaaacagagaaaagcgaGAAGGCTTCAAAGTGTTTGTGACGCTGTATCCACAAAATGTTTGGTCTTTTTAAGTATGCAAAGAAACTAAAATGATCAATAATGAGAATTATTATCTTTTTAATTTCTCTTGAACTGAATGTATTGTTGTTCTTGTTGCTGTCATTGCAGAGTGCTGATCATCCTTCATATAAAGATGGTGAGTCACTTCAGCTCACTTCTTTGGTCTTCTAAAAaaaagctggattttttttttctgtgtcaaaTGTTACGAAAAATAAATGAGGCCAGGTATTTGTGTTTTACTCTTTTAGTGCCTGGTCCGTGTGACCCTGAAGACCTGTTGGATGGAGTGATATTTGGTGCCAAATACCTGGGCTCCACTCAGATCAAATCAGAGAAGAACCCTTCTACAAACGCCCGTATGACACAGGCTCAGGAGGCTGTGGACCGCATTAAGGTGAACTCAAATAAGCAGTTGCTGTTGCTGTGTGGTATTGTCCTAGTAAGGGATTTCTGTCATACTAAAAACACAAGTTTGGAAATTCTTCTATCATGGCATTagctgttttatgttttttgatgTCATCATCATGTTAGTGATATCAGTGACTGTGTTTGTTTCAGGCTCCAGAGGGAGAGTCCCAGCCAATGACAGATGTGGATCTGTTCATCTCAACCCAGCGAATCAAAGTTCTCACTGCTGACACACAGGTGCGTTTGCTTAGAAAAGGTTGTGTAAAATTTACCTCAtagtttttaatttctttttctttcgtTCCGGGTTTTTGGACCACATTTATTTCTGCATTATCATTTCCTTGTAGCACATGACATTTTGATCTCAACTAATACATGTTTTCAGTATTATTAATAGTGTCACCGCTACCACTTTAAATTGGTTCAGGCTCTTGAGCCAACAAATGCTGATGGTGGATATTAGTGGTATCTCAATGGATGTCAGGTGTAGGATGTATTTAAATTcagaaaatataataatagtGTTAGCCATGGACAGCTTTGGAATCAAGATCTTCAAGTTTCAAATAAAAGTGTTAACTTCATCTTATTTCATCTAAAGTTACATGGGGGTAGTTCATCAACAAAGTGTTTTGAGGAAACCGTTTTATTGGAAGAGTAATGGAATTAAAATCCAAGGCAGCATTGCACTTTTAAAGTATCACCTTCAAGCCAAGCTCTGGCAGCAAGaatccttaaaggtcccatgacatggtgctctttggatgtttttatataggcctcagtggtcccctaatactgtatctgaagtctctttcctgaaattcagccttggtgcagaattaaagccactagagccagtcccacaatgagctttccttagtatgtgccatttctgtgtctgtagccattgaggaggagaggggggggcaaggtggagggtgggggtgtggccttgaccaactgtcactttgcttgtttgaaagccatgatgtctctctctcatgggtgggccaaattctctgggcgggcaaagcagagaaaggggaggtaaccttgctccttatgacctcataaggagaagattccagatcggcccatctgagctttcattttctcaaaaggcagagcaggatacccagggctcggtttacacctatcaccatttatagccactgggggaccataggcaggctgggggaatgcatattaatgttaaaaaaactcataaattgaaattttcatgccatgggacctttaataattaATTGAATGGTGACAAGACATGAGAGCTCTGCAGTGATGTTTCAGTAGAGTCTATTTTGTTCCACTATGTAGTTGAATTGTCAGGAGAGTCAAAGTGGGTCATCCACTGTCAGCTTCCTATTTGCATGGCTGGTTGCTCCTCATTGCACCATGCTTATGGATATAAAAATAATcccattttagttttttgggtgatttttgttgttttaaacattgtggtttcagttaaaaattACAAATAACATTCTTGGCAATTTGAACCACATAGTTTTGATTTGTGAgcattaatatatattttttgaaatTCCCTTGTTGTTGCATTAAAGAACACTTCACAACTTCAACAACTTCTCAGATTTATTAGATTTATGATATAAACGCCTGCttaacagcaacatttcaaatcTCCTTTTTCACAAAGTCAATATTTGTCTtctgcatttcatttttttcatcaatGTAGTGCTTTGTGGTAGCTGATTTTTTTGGAAATGAAAGTGTCCTTGAATTCCTCATCAATGAGACTTTTTAAGGGGTCTTTGCTTCAAAGTAGAGTACCAGGCAATACAAACTTAactgataaaaaataaaggtgGGACAGTGTTCTTTGTAATGAATTACCTATCTCAAGCAAGTTTCAAGTCTGCAAGTGCAAACCAGACCTTCCTGTCTTTTCTCTGTTTCTAATATTGATAACACCCTCATGTCTCATTTCCACTCAGGAAGCCATGATGGATCACGCTCTGCAGATGATCTCTTATATTGCAGACATTGGCAACATTGTCGTCCTGATGGCACGAAGGAAACGTAAAGGTCAGGATGGGGACCCAGCCTCTaactcttcctcttcatcctcctcccgGCCTCAGAAGAAGTGCTTAATGATCTGCCACGTCTTCTCCTCTGACGATGTGAGTTAGTTAAAGGGTCAtgaactgtctttttttttataaaacaggAAACCTGTTTGACTTATTAGATCTCATATTTGGAGTATAAAATAGTGTTTCCTGCTTTTATGATCTTCATTTTGGCCACAACTTCAACGTTTCATCTGTTTTAGCTGGAAAGCTCCCAAACGGGCTGACAAGTCAAGACATTATTAAGGGGTCTTTTGCTCTCCGTAATGTTGCATCTTAGATCAAATGTGATGTTTTCCACCGGACAAAAGTTTCAGCTTCAGCTTGGCCTGGTTTCCTTCCCCCAGACAGCCAGCGAGTTCTTCTGAATTTAAAAATGGTCTGGCTGTCGTCCCAGTTTCCCACTGTTGGCAAGACTGAATAGGGGGAGGAAGGGTTTCTTTTTAGAAACTAATTAGCTGTGGGATACTAAAGGCCATGGGGCCAATGCGTCTACTGCTAGCTTTCCCAACTTAACTCTTTTTATATGAACTGTTTTAAAATGAGATTTACAATGGACGGGGGGGCAGTGAACAAGTAACTGTAACAAATAACTGATGAAACTGTAAAGACAAGTTTACTTCCCTACTTTCATAGGAAAGTAGGAAACCTTTTTAGACTttatgctctttttttcttattttagttTCAGTATTTGACATAAGTGTTGGGTACgctgtttagtgttttgcaaattatctaatttgttttcatttgttcaTATGAATATGGAAGGTAAAACGGtgaaggaagaacatttattttacaaatagaAACCTGAGTCAgttctctctcctccaccctgTCTGTCCATCCAGGCTCAGGTCATAGCCCAGGCTATCGGTCAGGCGTTCGGAGTGGCGTACCAGCAGTTTCTTCAGGCCAGCGGCATCAAGGCCAGCGATCTGAGGCCTGGCGAGTACAGTGACTACCTGGAAAGTCAGGAGCTCTACAACGGAGACCTGGCCCACTTCTCTGACTCTCAGAACATCCGAGACGTAAGCAGAATGATTGTGGCTACATGTCTTAACACAAACAAGGGGCCTTTAATACATGTCATTAAGATGTAATTTCATGTTATCAATAATGCCTAAAATACGTGGCCGgtttggctcagtgggtagagcaggcgc is part of the Perca flavescens isolate YP-PL-M2 chromosome 9, PFLA_1.0, whole genome shotgun sequence genome and harbors:
- the si:ch73-40i7.5 gene encoding amyloid-beta A4 precursor protein-binding family A member 3, translating into MDSDVCPADRSDSLQSATAPVDEDSEVEIRRQTALPGSELEDVDSYNLIEPPPLDWRSDSSSEAVSAEELDDPSFSLSVDNLDKASPGETVLPHLGVSDTVAPLDVNLQGLVGNILEPVQDIEVELEEEDEAVEEVRVEDLEDLRSYQEEVTLSNVVNRVSEEEVANRRSGDEDHSRIHTLLSQLQLMGEEPHPSRRTPPHLAQHQYPSMSELEACSPSLMTDNSTETTGLLFSESHQRDLLGLLQFTEISATPGATSLPHRGDMDAVVSVSYSQEDAQRFWGHHGNGQQQRHREDSIASLPDDEYPEPVWMKLGEEPPEEEEAAAESEQSADHPSYKDVPGPCDPEDLLDGVIFGAKYLGSTQIKSEKNPSTNARMTQAQEAVDRIKAPEGESQPMTDVDLFISTQRIKVLTADTQEAMMDHALQMISYIADIGNIVVLMARRKRKGQDGDPASNSSSSSSSRPQKKCLMICHVFSSDDAQVIAQAIGQAFGVAYQQFLQASGIKASDLRPGEYSDYLESQELYNGDLAHFSDSQNIRDVAITKAAGEILGLAVVESGWGSILPTVVVANLLHGGPAERCGELSIGDRIMSVNSTSLVGLPITTCQNIIRDLKSQKYVKLSIVHCPPVTMAIIRRPDPKFQLGFSVEDGIICSLMRGGIAERGGIRVGHRIIEINGQSIVATPHDKIIQILTNAVGEIHLKTMPASTYRLLTGQEQPVFL
- the pex11g gene encoding peroxisomal membrane protein 11C, translating into MQPSVESLVRLLESYRGRDKVIRTVCYGSQLVGGVLSRKAETDVSSHRLGKRLLLFSAQLSHCRTVLRLFDDLSMLAYSHSYGFGGREEDVGVRWISVLTNVADQLYYPCEHIAWAADAELIKVKSDKWWLFGTVLWGTSLLLGILRSLRVLLLLKKKLKRYERDGAGHSRSQLRRQMRGEVLSILSSMADLSNAIHWMPPGFLWAGRFPNWLVGLMGTISSLIGLIQMNAGHSNETDSTLSSPHSEE